One stretch of Chryseobacterium fluminis DNA includes these proteins:
- a CDS encoding cation:proton antiporter, whose amino-acid sequence MDGLLWAICILCLTILGIMFILKKLDQPYLIAYIIAGIVLGPYGSGVFTKPDEIEVIGEIGILILMFFLGMEIDVPDQRSLLIKPVIAQSIKIVLSTAFAFSIGYITELPLKSTVLIAVLFIFNSTAVVSEFLKKHQTLKTTFGIMILNMLIFQDLLLAPVLTLLKVWSKDDFSFLQIIFPVLVCIAIFFVLKKIRNVQEIRLPEFFRTIENDHDLQVFSGLMICLGFGLCAETAGLSGALGSFIAGVIVGRVKVFHWLEHSLMPFKVFFTTLFFVSIGLRLDLFYLYSNFRIILLGTFFVLISNSLMSAVIFRLLKYPWKDSWYGGALLSQTGEFGILALSIAYKSGIIEYSLYKAGLGITCLSLLLSTIWIAVLKKIIEKKSVTDISR is encoded by the coding sequence ATGGATGGATTACTTTGGGCCATATGCATACTGTGCCTTACCATATTGGGTATTATGTTTATTCTGAAGAAACTGGACCAACCTTACCTCATTGCTTATATTATCGCCGGTATCGTGCTTGGGCCATATGGATCAGGGGTTTTTACAAAACCGGATGAGATAGAAGTCATCGGTGAAATAGGAATCCTGATTCTGATGTTCTTTCTGGGTATGGAAATTGATGTACCGGACCAACGCAGCCTGCTCATTAAACCTGTCATAGCACAGAGCATAAAAATAGTTCTGAGTACAGCCTTCGCTTTTTCGATAGGCTATATTACAGAATTGCCCCTAAAAAGCACCGTCCTGATCGCCGTCCTTTTTATTTTTAACAGTACTGCTGTGGTCAGCGAATTCCTGAAGAAGCACCAAACTTTAAAAACTACCTTCGGGATCATGATCCTCAATATGCTGATCTTCCAGGATCTTCTTCTGGCCCCTGTTCTGACCCTACTGAAGGTTTGGAGCAAAGATGATTTCAGCTTTCTGCAAATCATATTTCCTGTTCTTGTATGCATTGCTATTTTTTTCGTTTTAAAAAAGATAAGAAATGTACAGGAAATCAGGCTTCCGGAATTTTTTCGTACGATTGAGAATGATCATGACCTGCAGGTATTTTCTGGACTGATGATCTGCCTTGGATTTGGATTATGTGCTGAAACAGCCGGATTGAGCGGTGCACTGGGAAGTTTTATCGCCGGTGTTATCGTAGGACGGGTAAAGGTATTTCACTGGCTCGAACATTCTTTAATGCCTTTTAAAGTGTTTTTCACTACCCTCTTTTTTGTTTCCATAGGTCTTCGTCTTGATCTTTTCTACCTGTATTCTAACTTCCGGATCATTCTGCTGGGAACTTTTTTTGTTCTCATCAGCAACAGCCTTATGTCTGCCGTTATATTCCGTTTACTGAAGTATCCGTGGAAGGACAGCTGGTATGGAGGTGCCCTGTTATCCCAAACAGGAGAGTTCGGGATTTTAGCATTGTCCATCGCCTACAAATCAGGCATCATAGAATATAGTTTATATAAAGCCGGGCTTGGAATAACATGCCTGTCACTGTTATTGTCTACCATCTGGATCGCTGTTTTAAAGAAAATTATTGAAAAAAAATCTGTGACTGATATCAGTAGATAA
- a CDS encoding Hsp20/alpha crystallin family protein, producing the protein MSIVKRNNGSLLPANPRTLFDDFFSRELFNWGNNNYSSPLTTLPSVNIKENPENFEVEVAAPGMEKQDFQISLEGNLLSISSSKKNQTEDKKENYTRREFSYQAFQRSFELARDVVDEEHIEAKYENGVLRLTIPKKEEAKKQPPRLIEIQ; encoded by the coding sequence ATGTCAATCGTAAAAAGAAACAATGGCAGTTTGCTCCCTGCAAATCCACGTACACTGTTCGATGACTTTTTCAGCCGCGAACTTTTTAATTGGGGCAACAATAATTACTCTTCCCCTCTCACGACTCTCCCTTCGGTAAATATTAAGGAAAATCCTGAAAACTTTGAAGTGGAAGTTGCTGCACCGGGTATGGAAAAACAAGATTTCCAAATTAGCCTGGAAGGTAATCTTCTTAGCATTTCTTCTTCCAAGAAAAACCAAACGGAAGATAAAAAAGAAAATTACACCCGCAGAGAATTCAGCTATCAGGCTTTTCAGCGTAGTTTTGAGCTCGCCAGAGATGTGGTGGATGAAGAACATATCGAGGCTAAATACGAAAATGGTGTTTTAAGGCTCACCATCCCTAAAAAGGAAGAAGCCAAAAAACAGCCTCCCCGCCTGATCGAAATTCAGTAA
- a CDS encoding pyridoxal phosphate-dependent decarboxylase family protein: MEIHNPEHSDHTGSPDVRTYFSSPFHDESNTAFAQLISDAVRGINSLKPSDRNSSSFLGESPDLTVSRASAQKAVLKPKGEPFSQVLDDIISTFEGLPNWGHPLNMSNICPQENYAAIAASMLTQIFSPNILETEYAWNTSKAELESSAILADMAGWEAEKSGGIFTYGGSGCWMYQMKYALSRVLPDSREKGIRTDVKIICSEQAHYAMLNSADWTGLGMNNIITIKTLPDSNTMDTDDLERVLQECYTNNVPVASVICTMATTDACAFDPVKDVRKLLDRYPNRPEYGKALLYCDAVIGWSWLAFKNYDFELNPHQFSEPVLRSARKNYEAIREIRYADAFGVDFHKNFSPLTSSLFMYRDKDEFENLLKRESSAYLQERGDYNPHNYSLEVSRAASGSMAGWATLKFLGAEGIQHVLIHGLNNKQYMMQELDQYQDMVCVNQSDHGPVLLLRIYTEQTNASEQYSMELQNSDLKNDLVKHNVLIEKVADHLWKWFREKKIIDGKFTPYLSITKGFRPATYNENTTDPEAVIYALKVYPVSTYITRDEMLHAIRCIRSARDEVM, from the coding sequence ATGGAGATACACAATCCCGAACATTCTGATCATACCGGCAGTCCTGATGTCAGGACCTATTTCTCATCCCCTTTTCATGATGAAAGCAATACAGCCTTTGCACAGCTTATATCGGATGCAGTCCGGGGAATAAATTCTCTTAAACCGTCGGATCGCAACAGCAGTTCTTTCTTAGGTGAGAGTCCCGATCTCACCGTCAGCAGAGCATCAGCCCAAAAAGCAGTGCTGAAACCAAAAGGTGAACCGTTCAGCCAGGTTTTAGATGATATTATTTCAACCTTTGAAGGATTACCCAACTGGGGACATCCCCTGAATATGAGCAATATCTGTCCCCAGGAAAACTATGCAGCGATAGCCGCCTCTATGCTGACGCAGATATTTTCACCTAATATCCTGGAGACGGAGTATGCATGGAATACCTCGAAAGCCGAACTGGAGTCTTCCGCTATTTTAGCGGATATGGCTGGCTGGGAGGCAGAAAAATCAGGAGGAATATTTACGTATGGAGGCTCAGGATGCTGGATGTACCAGATGAAGTATGCCTTAAGCCGGGTTTTACCTGATTCCAGAGAAAAGGGGATCAGAACCGATGTGAAGATCATATGTTCCGAGCAGGCACATTATGCCATGTTAAACAGCGCAGACTGGACCGGTCTTGGGATGAATAACATCATTACCATTAAAACACTGCCTGATTCAAATACAATGGATACCGATGATCTCGAAAGGGTTCTGCAAGAATGTTATACCAATAATGTACCCGTTGCATCCGTTATCTGTACCATGGCAACCACTGACGCATGTGCCTTTGATCCTGTGAAAGACGTCAGAAAATTACTCGACCGCTATCCTAACCGTCCTGAATATGGAAAGGCATTACTATACTGTGATGCTGTGATCGGATGGTCCTGGCTGGCTTTTAAAAATTACGATTTTGAGCTTAATCCTCATCAATTTTCGGAGCCGGTACTGAGATCTGCCCGGAAAAATTATGAAGCAATCCGGGAGATCAGGTATGCTGATGCATTTGGGGTAGATTTTCATAAAAATTTCTCTCCCCTGACCAGCAGCTTATTTATGTACAGAGATAAGGATGAGTTTGAAAATCTTCTGAAACGCGAGAGTTCAGCTTATCTGCAGGAACGTGGCGATTATAATCCTCATAACTATTCTCTGGAAGTTTCCCGCGCGGCGAGTGGCTCCATGGCGGGATGGGCAACACTGAAATTTTTAGGGGCCGAAGGTATTCAGCACGTTTTGATCCATGGGCTCAACAATAAGCAGTATATGATGCAGGAGCTCGACCAATATCAGGACATGGTCTGTGTAAACCAATCTGATCATGGTCCTGTGTTGCTTTTAAGAATATATACCGAACAGACTAACGCTTCGGAGCAGTATAGCATGGAATTACAGAATTCAGATCTGAAAAATGATTTGGTAAAACATAATGTACTGATCGAAAAAGTAGCAGACCATCTGTGGAAATGGTTCAGAGAAAAAAAGATAATAGACGGAAAATTTACGCCTTACCTTAGCATAACAAAGGGATTCAGACCTGCCACTTATAATGAGAATACCACGGATCCTGAAGCCGTTATTTACGCCTTAAAAGTGTATCCGGTAAGCACTTATATTACCCGGGATGAAATGCTGCACGCGATCAGATGTATCAGATCTGCACGTGATGAAGTGATGTAA
- the cphA gene encoding cyanophycin synthetase — protein MFEYEIEEAGVESLRLVLKMIESLCDCEIPIPFGEAQQQVEHIYHKYGDGPTTAMITGAARKRNIPVSKGPAGFTILGYGKNQKRISAAISQHTSCISVDIACDKDYMKQFLESAYLPVPDGRLTQEESELLLIAEQLGYPLVTKPFNGNQGRNVTCGIKNFEELLIGFRSAAEISKSVIIEKEIIGYDHRILVIGNKFIAASLRQPASVVGDGVSTISELVETENLSPLRGNGHENVLTKISLDDVTELHLQKQGLHVSFVPASGQQIFLRATANLSTGGTAEDVTDVIHPSNILVAEKASKVIGLDICGIDVISPDITRPFTENGGAIIEVNAAPGLRMHKYPSKGEPRDVGEPIIDLMFKKDDEGRIPIIAITGTNGKTTTTRLMAHTAAYAGYTVGFTSTDGVYVGNERIKTGDCSGPQSARTILQDTTVDFAVLECARGGIIRSGLGFDQCDIAIVTNVAADHLGLKDIYTVEDLAAVKAVVPCSAKKEGWAILNAGNEYAYRMKDMVKCKVALFCSDENNTYLQEHMTNGGSAVYADSHLNVFIYDGTHKIHVFNMKEAPVTRNGKAEFMNENLLPVVLAAYFSGIDTEKIALALKSFIPSAEHTPGRINEFEINGINVIIDYAHNPHGLRALAGYLKHIPEKKTGIITVPGDRRDHDIIEFGEIAASMYDHIIIRFDRDMRGRSEESITELLGQGIRNIKHGFEYQVIADTQSAIHHAVEKAEKGSYVIVCADDAIHTLKITQKVALLYQD, from the coding sequence ATGTTCGAATATGAAATTGAAGAAGCAGGCGTGGAATCGCTGAGGCTTGTCCTAAAAATGATAGAATCACTTTGCGATTGTGAAATTCCCATACCATTCGGCGAAGCTCAGCAACAGGTAGAGCATATTTATCATAAGTATGGCGATGGCCCGACAACAGCCATGATTACTGGAGCTGCCAGAAAAAGGAATATACCTGTGAGCAAAGGGCCTGCCGGATTTACCATTTTGGGATATGGAAAGAACCAGAAAAGGATCAGCGCGGCCATTTCTCAACATACTTCCTGCATATCTGTAGATATTGCCTGCGACAAGGATTATATGAAACAATTCCTGGAAAGTGCTTATCTACCGGTTCCAGACGGAAGGCTAACACAGGAGGAGAGTGAACTCTTACTGATTGCAGAACAGTTGGGGTACCCCCTGGTTACAAAGCCTTTTAACGGTAACCAGGGAAGAAATGTAACTTGCGGCATTAAAAACTTTGAAGAACTTCTCATTGGATTTCGGTCTGCCGCGGAAATTTCAAAATCTGTGATTATTGAAAAAGAGATTATAGGGTACGATCACCGAATATTAGTGATTGGTAATAAATTTATTGCAGCCTCATTAAGACAGCCTGCTTCGGTCGTAGGTGACGGTGTTTCCACTATTTCAGAACTGGTAGAAACCGAAAATCTCAGTCCTTTACGGGGAAATGGTCACGAAAATGTTCTGACAAAAATCAGCCTCGATGATGTTACAGAACTGCATCTTCAAAAACAGGGGTTGCACGTGAGTTTCGTTCCTGCAAGCGGGCAACAAATATTTTTAAGAGCCACCGCCAATTTAAGTACTGGGGGCACTGCGGAAGACGTCACCGATGTCATTCATCCGTCCAATATATTAGTGGCAGAAAAAGCATCAAAAGTTATTGGCCTGGATATCTGCGGAATAGATGTAATAAGTCCTGATATTACCCGTCCTTTTACTGAAAATGGGGGCGCTATTATAGAAGTTAATGCAGCTCCGGGATTAAGAATGCATAAATATCCCTCCAAAGGAGAACCGCGTGATGTGGGTGAGCCCATTATAGATTTAATGTTTAAGAAGGATGATGAGGGAAGAATTCCCATCATCGCTATCACCGGGACCAATGGTAAGACAACGACGACCAGGCTCATGGCGCATACAGCTGCTTATGCCGGATATACAGTAGGATTCACTTCTACGGATGGTGTTTATGTGGGAAATGAAAGAATTAAAACAGGCGATTGTTCCGGGCCGCAAAGTGCACGGACTATATTACAGGATACAACCGTTGATTTTGCAGTGCTGGAATGTGCGCGGGGCGGGATTATCAGGTCAGGCCTCGGATTCGACCAGTGTGACATCGCCATTGTCACGAATGTTGCGGCTGATCATTTGGGATTAAAAGATATTTATACCGTAGAGGACCTTGCGGCTGTAAAAGCGGTGGTTCCCTGTTCGGCAAAAAAAGAAGGCTGGGCTATTTTAAATGCAGGAAATGAATATGCCTATAGAATGAAAGACATGGTAAAATGTAAAGTAGCCCTGTTCTGCTCTGATGAAAACAATACCTACCTCCAGGAACATATGACAAATGGAGGAAGTGCTGTATATGCAGACAGCCACCTGAATGTTTTCATCTACGACGGCACGCATAAAATTCACGTTTTTAATATGAAAGAGGCGCCCGTCACCCGTAATGGAAAAGCAGAATTTATGAATGAAAATTTGCTTCCTGTAGTTCTGGCAGCCTATTTTTCGGGAATCGATACTGAAAAGATAGCCCTCGCTTTAAAAAGTTTTATACCTAGTGCAGAACACACTCCCGGACGCATCAATGAATTCGAAATCAATGGCATAAACGTCATAATAGACTATGCTCACAATCCTCACGGCCTCAGAGCCCTCGCAGGGTATCTTAAACACATTCCAGAGAAGAAAACCGGGATTATTACGGTGCCGGGCGACCGTCGAGATCATGATATTATTGAATTCGGAGAAATTGCAGCCTCCATGTATGACCATATTATTATCAGATTTGATCGCGATATGAGGGGAAGAAGCGAAGAATCGATTACTGAACTTTTAGGACAGGGAATCCGGAATATAAAGCACGGATTCGAATATCAGGTCATTGCAGATACTCAATCTGCTATTCACCATGCTGTTGAGAAAGCAGAAAAGGGAAGCTATGTTATTGTTTGTGCAGATGATGCTATACATACGCTGAAAATTACGCAGAAAGTAGCCCTGCTTTATCAGGATTAA
- a CDS encoding response regulator has protein sequence MKTIFIVEDETGIRDALQLLLSFENYDVRSFSDVQAFDSRDKSIVPDIFIMDVRLPDGSGTDLCNAVKEDPLTSDIPVMIISAHAKSDMVKKACSADEFVAKPFDIDDVIIRIENLINPQ, from the coding sequence ATGAAAACAATTTTTATAGTAGAAGATGAGACAGGCATCAGAGATGCATTACAATTGCTCCTGTCATTCGAGAATTATGATGTACGTTCTTTTTCTGATGTACAGGCCTTCGATTCCAGAGATAAATCCATAGTTCCCGATATCTTCATCATGGATGTGAGACTTCCCGATGGTTCCGGAACCGACTTGTGTAACGCTGTTAAAGAAGATCCGCTCACTTCGGATATTCCGGTCATGATCATCAGCGCACATGCGAAGTCAGACATGGTAAAAAAAGCCTGTAGTGCAGATGAATTTGTTGCAAAACCCTTTGATATTGACGATGTGATTATCAGAATTGAAAATTTAATTAATCCTCAATAA
- a CDS encoding response regulator, whose amino-acid sequence MDNYPVPENEEGRIKKLELFDLLNLPKDSQLDIFAETACLVADCPSSLVSIMESQTQTIQSCIGISLDVVDRENTLCRYTIASGDVVVINDTLLDSRSSGNPIIRESGIRFYVGVPLTDNEGFALGTLCVIDYKPKTISESQIATLRKIGETITKLLMNKRKNIQAEYFQQTFDISNNLICVLDSEFNLTQANPTFKKSFGISDSREVDRSFLTVLGEQNAGLQHQLENVLQTDEELVLTTTTNINNAGPITVKWYLRPNQNHSEIFCFGIDITQHIAEKIELQSSERRFRSFFENAIGLMSMHDMEGNILEVNQKGRETLRYSADEVNKLNLRDLVPEDNRPFLKQYLQRINQNKEDFGTMILKSKEGEELIWMYHNLVETDKDGKPYVVSTALNVTERMSLEKDLLYAKKILEQTSSVAQVGGWEVNLKNNSVFWSTTTKEIHKIDQAFQPDFENALGFYKEEDRQKVELLFKRAVSEGIPYDEEFQLVRNDGATIWVRVKGIPECENGVCNRVYGIIQDIDAFKNMYLELARKEAMMQSFITYAPVSVAMLDKDLNYLSVSTSWKEEFNMNNINLIGENMFTVSPNIPDERKLIYKDALKGKVYKNEDFAIEVLHKKGMQHYNLEVGPWYLSDGVVGGVIVSVQNITGSVKTNEELKNAKKMADIASKAKSEFLANMSHEIRTPLNGVIGFSDLLLKTPLTEIQVQYLNYINESGENLLTIINDILDFSKIESGKMELLIERSNVYDLVSQVINVILYQSQKKNIELLLNIEQGLPKTLLLDETRLKQILINLLGNAVKFTQRGEIELKVEKLNISDKDITLRFSVRDTGIGIPVEKQQHIFDAFTQENSSISKRYGGTGLGLTISNNILGYMGSHLSLKSVPEKGSLFFFDIEIPYEVSENNEDEDLNIKKVLIVDDNEANRVILEHMLAYKKIESRLAANGMEALQILLAGERFDVILMDYHMPVISGLETIEKIKELFIQKNETSPLVILHTSSEEHDVINSFRQEENSYFLLKPIKSDELYQILKRAVQDNVKEIHVVPEQEEEPSLFPPDLQVLLVDDNPVNMVLNSKMMKYLIPDAELTEAVNGLEALEQCKKRHFSVVLMDVQMPVMDGIEATKQIRLLPEYHDIPIIGVTAGTITGEKEKCIMSGMNDFLPKPLRQSDLFEMLKKYISNDATENKNAVETEKYLDLDLLNDQTGDDDEEFRTMFLNLVIQQLNEAENNIKTAVAEENTGELKKILHKLKGTAGTAGLIKLAQTALYWENNVDETTDFATLHQALADDISIGLSLIKGLIK is encoded by the coding sequence ATGGACAATTATCCAGTACCTGAGAACGAAGAGGGAAGAATTAAGAAACTGGAACTGTTTGATCTGCTGAATCTTCCGAAGGACTCTCAGTTAGATATTTTTGCGGAAACGGCCTGCCTGGTTGCTGATTGTCCGAGCTCACTTGTTTCTATTATGGAAAGTCAGACACAGACCATACAGAGCTGTATCGGAATTTCTTTAGATGTCGTCGATCGGGAAAATACATTATGTCGGTATACTATTGCAAGCGGAGATGTTGTCGTAATAAATGATACTTTGCTGGACAGCAGGTCATCCGGGAATCCGATAATTCGGGAAAGCGGTATCCGTTTTTATGTAGGTGTACCACTCACTGATAATGAAGGTTTTGCACTGGGAACACTATGCGTTATTGATTATAAGCCTAAAACCATTTCTGAGAGCCAGATTGCCACCCTACGGAAGATAGGGGAGACCATTACGAAGCTTCTCATGAATAAAAGAAAAAATATCCAGGCCGAATATTTCCAGCAGACCTTCGATATTTCCAATAATCTTATCTGTGTTCTTGATAGCGAATTTAATCTTACACAGGCAAATCCTACGTTTAAAAAAAGTTTCGGGATATCGGACAGTCGGGAGGTTGATAGAAGTTTTCTAACGGTTCTGGGAGAGCAGAATGCTGGTTTACAGCATCAACTGGAAAACGTTCTTCAAACCGATGAAGAATTGGTACTGACGACCACCACAAATATTAATAATGCAGGTCCCATTACTGTAAAATGGTATCTGAGGCCTAATCAAAATCACTCTGAAATTTTTTGCTTTGGGATTGATATTACCCAGCATATTGCAGAAAAAATTGAGCTGCAAAGTTCTGAACGGCGTTTCAGAAGCTTTTTTGAAAATGCCATTGGTCTCATGAGTATGCATGATATGGAGGGCAATATTCTTGAAGTGAACCAGAAGGGAAGAGAAACCCTGCGCTATTCTGCAGACGAAGTAAACAAGTTGAATTTAAGAGACCTTGTTCCTGAAGACAACCGGCCTTTTTTGAAGCAGTACCTGCAACGAATTAACCAGAATAAAGAAGATTTCGGGACCATGATCCTCAAATCGAAAGAAGGTGAAGAGCTGATCTGGATGTATCATAATCTTGTCGAAACCGATAAAGACGGAAAACCGTACGTAGTGAGTACTGCCCTGAATGTAACTGAAAGAATGAGCCTGGAGAAAGACCTTCTGTATGCCAAGAAAATACTTGAACAGACCAGTTCGGTGGCCCAGGTGGGCGGTTGGGAAGTCAATCTTAAAAATAATTCTGTATTCTGGTCCACGACAACGAAGGAGATTCATAAAATAGATCAGGCATTCCAGCCGGATTTTGAAAACGCACTGGGTTTTTATAAAGAAGAAGACAGACAAAAAGTTGAACTTTTGTTTAAAAGAGCTGTCTCCGAAGGTATTCCTTATGATGAAGAGTTTCAGCTTGTCCGTAATGACGGCGCTACCATCTGGGTGAGGGTAAAAGGAATTCCGGAGTGTGAAAATGGGGTCTGTAACAGGGTTTATGGAATCATTCAGGATATAGACGCCTTTAAAAACATGTATCTAGAGCTTGCCAGGAAAGAAGCAATGATGCAGTCATTCATAACCTATGCTCCGGTTTCCGTAGCAATGCTGGATAAAGATCTTAATTATCTTTCGGTAAGCACCAGCTGGAAAGAAGAGTTCAATATGAACAATATCAATCTGATAGGAGAGAACATGTTTACCGTTTCTCCTAATATTCCTGACGAGAGAAAACTTATCTACAAAGATGCGCTGAAGGGTAAAGTCTATAAAAATGAAGATTTTGCCATTGAAGTCTTACATAAAAAAGGTATGCAGCATTATAACCTGGAAGTAGGACCCTGGTATCTTTCTGATGGTGTAGTAGGAGGCGTAATTGTCTCAGTACAGAATATTACAGGTTCGGTAAAAACGAACGAAGAGCTTAAGAATGCAAAGAAAATGGCCGATATCGCAAGTAAAGCCAAATCGGAATTTCTTGCCAATATGAGCCATGAAATCCGTACGCCTCTTAATGGTGTTATCGGTTTTTCTGATCTCCTTTTAAAGACTCCACTCACCGAAATACAGGTCCAATATCTAAATTATATTAATGAATCCGGGGAAAATCTACTGACCATCATTAATGATATTCTTGACTTTTCTAAAATAGAATCCGGTAAAATGGAGCTTCTTATTGAAAGGTCCAATGTTTATGATCTTGTAAGTCAGGTAATCAATGTGATTCTTTACCAGTCGCAGAAAAAAAATATCGAGCTGCTTCTCAATATTGAGCAGGGGCTTCCGAAAACACTTTTGCTTGATGAAACAAGGCTGAAGCAGATTCTTATCAACCTGTTGGGTAATGCTGTGAAATTCACGCAACGTGGCGAGATTGAGCTTAAGGTGGAAAAGCTGAATATCAGCGATAAAGATATAACATTAAGATTTTCTGTAAGAGATACGGGGATAGGCATTCCGGTTGAAAAGCAGCAGCATATTTTTGATGCTTTTACACAGGAAAACAGCTCTATCAGCAAACGCTATGGCGGAACCGGGCTGGGACTTACAATATCGAATAACATTTTAGGCTATATGGGAAGTCATCTTTCCCTGAAGAGTGTACCGGAAAAAGGGTCTCTCTTTTTCTTTGACATCGAAATTCCCTATGAAGTATCCGAAAACAATGAAGATGAGGACCTTAATATAAAAAAGGTTCTCATTGTAGATGATAACGAGGCCAACAGGGTGATTCTCGAACACATGCTGGCTTACAAAAAAATTGAATCGAGGCTGGCTGCCAACGGAATGGAAGCCCTGCAGATCCTATTGGCGGGGGAACGTTTTGATGTTATTTTAATGGATTACCATATGCCGGTTATTTCCGGGCTAGAAACTATTGAGAAAATCAAGGAATTATTCATTCAAAAGAATGAAACTTCACCCCTGGTCATCCTGCATACTTCTTCGGAGGAGCACGATGTGATCAATTCTTTCCGCCAGGAAGAAAACTCGTATTTCCTATTAAAGCCGATAAAATCGGATGAACTCTATCAGATCCTGAAACGGGCGGTACAGGACAATGTAAAAGAAATACATGTAGTACCGGAGCAGGAAGAAGAACCTTCTTTATTTCCGCCGGATCTCCAGGTTCTGCTGGTAGATGATAACCCCGTGAATATGGTGCTTAACAGCAAAATGATGAAATACCTCATTCCCGATGCAGAGCTTACAGAAGCGGTAAACGGTCTGGAAGCCCTGGAGCAGTGCAAAAAAAGGCATTTTTCGGTCGTGCTGATGGATGTTCAGATGCCGGTAATGGATGGTATTGAAGCCACAAAGCAGATCCGTCTTCTTCCGGAATATCATGATATTCCGATCATTGGAGTAACGGCAGGAACCATCACCGGAGAAAAGGAAAAATGTATCATGTCCGGAATGAATGATTTTCTTCCGAAACCTCTGAGGCAGTCTGATCTTTTTGAAATGCTTAAAAAATATATTTCGAACGACGCCACAGAAAATAAAAATGCTGTAGAAACGGAAAAATACCTTGATCTGGATCTCCTCAATGATCAGACGGGAGATGATGATGAAGAATTCAGGACCATGTTCCTGAATCTGGTCATCCAACAGCTCAACGAGGCTGAAAATAACATAAAAACTGCAGTTGCTGAAGAGAACACAGGAGAGTTGAAAAAAATCCTCCATAAGCTGAAAGGAACCGCAGGCACTGCCGGATTGATAAAACTGGCACAAACTGCTTTATACTGGGAAAATAATGTGGATGAAACTACAGATTTCGCGACCTTACACCAGGCACTGGCGGACGATATATCTATTGGATTAAGTTTAATAAAAGGCTTGATAAAATAA
- a CDS encoding helix-turn-helix domain-containing protein, with the protein MNEIDLNNYKKALGYRISELRKKVINPETNKPISQEELGLRTGHAKKTIGELERGNTNPRYDTLLIISRELNVTIQELFDFDMKKYIKLSNKS; encoded by the coding sequence ATGAATGAAATTGACCTTAATAATTATAAAAAGGCGCTTGGTTACAGAATCTCTGAATTAAGAAAGAAAGTGATAAATCCCGAGACAAATAAACCTATTTCACAAGAAGAACTGGGCTTAAGGACAGGACACGCCAAAAAAACCATAGGAGAATTAGAAAGGGGCAACACAAACCCAAGATATGATACGCTACTTATAATCAGCAGAGAACTTAATGTTACCATACAAGAGCTCTTTGATTTTGACATGAAAAAATATATTAAGTTATCAAATAAATCCTGA
- a CDS encoding YciE/YciF ferroxidase family protein yields the protein MAKLTNSKASTATKEKAATKGAVKAKSDAAENLREFLVDGLKDLYWAETHLSKALVKMQKNASSVKLQEAIDQHITETEEQIARLDQVFEILGEKAKAEKCEAMEGLIKEGESIMKETEAGPVRDAGIIAAAQKVEHYEIASYGTLISYCELLGEKEAMKILKQTLDEEKNCDTLLTKLAISEINLEAASE from the coding sequence ATGGCAAAATTAACAAATTCAAAGGCTTCTACAGCGACCAAGGAAAAAGCAGCCACAAAAGGGGCAGTTAAAGCAAAAAGTGACGCAGCTGAAAATTTAAGAGAATTTTTAGTTGACGGTCTGAAGGACCTGTACTGGGCAGAGACTCATCTTTCCAAAGCATTGGTAAAAATGCAGAAGAATGCCAGTTCAGTAAAACTTCAGGAAGCAATAGACCAGCATATTACGGAGACCGAAGAACAAATCGCACGCCTTGACCAGGTATTTGAAATTCTTGGCGAAAAAGCAAAAGCTGAGAAATGCGAAGCAATGGAAGGACTGATAAAGGAAGGAGAAAGTATCATGAAGGAAACGGAAGCCGGTCCTGTAAGAGATGCAGGAATTATTGCAGCTGCTCAAAAGGTGGAGCACTATGAAATCGCATCATATGGTACGCTTATTTCTTATTGTGAACTTCTTGGAGAGAAAGAAGCCATGAAGATTTTGAAGCAAACTCTGGACGAGGAAAAGAATTGTGATACTCTGTTAACAAAATTGGCCATTTCAGAAATTAATCTGGAAGCAGCAAGCGAGTAA